The DNA segment TAAACTCCTGAGCATTCCCAAGGAGGATCACCAATGAGCGTAGCGAAATTTATCGGGCGGGCGCTGCTTGCCAGCATCTTTATCAAGAACGGTCTGGACCATCTGCAAAACCCCGAACCCATCGTGCGTGCCGCGCGGGGTGCAGAAATCCCGCAGCCCGAACTGGCCGTCCAGATCAACAGCGGCGTCATGGTAGGCGCGGGCGCGCTGCTGGCGCTGGGGCTGCTGCCGCGTCTGGCCGGTACTGC comes from the Deinococcus sp. AJ005 genome and includes:
- a CDS encoding DoxX family protein → MSVAKFIGRALLASIFIKNGLDHLQNPEPIVRAARGAEIPQPELAVQINSGVMVGAGALLALGLLPRLAGTALATSMVPTTVIGHPFWDKNGKEREQQQTQFLKNLALFGALIYVTGQD